Part of the Trichoplusia ni isolate ovarian cell line Hi5 unplaced genomic scaffold, tn1 tig00002180, whole genome shotgun sequence genome is shown below.
TTCtcatactaattttattatagctCCTACAAGTTTTACGATTGTTACGTGTTTGTTCTGATTTCATTATTCTGAAAAGTTGACTTTAGAAACTAGCCATTGAACATAATTTGTGTGCAAGAATTAGTTAACTCAGAccttaaaatttactttaaaggCTCTTGTTtcacatttatgtttttgatggaCCTTCCTACTCAGTTACCAGTAAGTGTTCAGTTGGAACTATCAGACAGAGCTATACATTGATGTGTAATGTCTACAGATAGGTCTGGTGATCACGCTGACCAGCGGCGCGACGTCGGTGTGCGGCTCCACCATGCTGACCAACACCCGCTCGGTGACGGCGGCTCACTGCTGGTTCGACGGCCGCAACCAGGCGCGCCAGTTCACGCTGGTGTTCGGCTCCGCGCGCCTTTTCACGGGCGGCACCCGTGTCTCCACCTCCAACGTGCAGATGCACGGCAACTGGAACACCAACAACCTTAACAATGACGTCGCTATCATCAGCTTCAACCACGTCGGCTACACTAGTGAGTATTTTTCGTACAGGACGACCAATCAacactttttagggttccgtacgtctgaatacaaaaacggaacccttataggatcactcgtgtgtctatccgtccgtcgcttacagtcaattatctccgaatctattggaccgattaagttgaaatttggtacacatatcaattcctgtgacccaaacacagaggtgtgacgtgagcagataaAATCTGTATaggggtcatttttgggggggaagggaaaaattaaaaaaaaagaaaggtcttgttgagaagatcttaaatgattttttttgtaattttaaaataaatagtttccaagttattcaagaaaatagacgaaaattgaccattcccccccccCTTATcttcgaaactactgaacctaaaattttgaaaaacatacagaaattagttttctccatatagattataggaaaacctataagaagtccatgatattaaaataacatggtaaatcactcaatattgtgcgtaccaacttacattcgcaggtggaatgtgtgggagaacatattttttaactccaaatacattataggtaacatcgtacggaaccctcttcacgcgagttcagcTCGCACTTGTTACCCACTCATATTTAGATACGATCCTGTGATTAATCGTGCGCATGATCACGGACTGCGATACTCGCTTCAGTTGCTCGGCCCTCCTTGTTCCCGCTAGCTCGACGTGGCTCGCTACGCTACAGCgttacaacaataattaattttccgCGACATTCTGCTAAAGCTCTTTGAAATCAAAAGATATCAGGGCCAACttcgttcaaaattaaatacttgtaacgCCAAACGACCTTAAGCGTTTAAAATAAgcgttttttaaaacataattgatTTCCATCAAAAtcgttattgtgagtcaaccttACAGGATGGATAAATGTTgttgcaaacatttttttagaactAGTTAAGGGAAACAATGACGCTGCGTCAATGTTGCACGCCCAAAAGTGATAATTTCTcccatttttataacatttctcATTGCCGGATTCTTagcaataggagcagagcataCTGCTATTGAAAACACCGTGATATTAAAGTTTATAGCTTTTAACCTTGAAAAAtgtagtttctgagataagtgcatacagacaaacaaacccttcaacTTCATGATATGAGTATAGATAAAAGAATAATTGTGTTTCAGATGTGATCCAGCGCGCCACGCTGGCGACCGGCAGCAACAACTACGCCGGGACCTGGGCGCAGGCCGCCGGCTACGGCAGGACTAGTGACAGTAAGCATTCTGTTTAGGTTTAACTCACATGGAAGCTTGAGATAAGGGCGATGGCTTCTCACAGCCGGTACTCTGTGCGCAGATAGCGGCATCTCTAACAACCAAGCCAAGAGCCACGTGCGCCTGCAGGTGATCACCAACGCGGTGTGCCAGCAGACCTTCGGCAGCAGCGCCGTCATCAGCTCCACGCTGTGCACCAGCGGCGCCGGCGGCGTCGGCACCTGCGGCGGCGACTCCGGTGGCCCGCTCGCCATCATCAGCGGCAACTCGCGCCTTCTCGTCAGTATTCCAAatcttatatacatatatcgcgtattaaaatactttatgtaattatttaagaaaacaagTGGCATATTTGATACATGTAAACTTTGTCCTCAGATCGGTATCACGTCGTTCGGCTCGGCTCGCGGCTGCCAGATCGGCCTGCCCGCAGCATTCGCCAGGGTCACCTCTTTCGCTTCCTGGATCAACGCTAGGATCTAaacttctttaataaaatattcgcaTACAAACACGTACAGTTTGTACTTATTTCCGTCACTTGTTATCCCTTTTGTCAGTTAATCGAGATATCATcattaaaatgtgtaaaaagcCCCTGAAGTCCAAAGATATAGTAAACGTATTTCTCTACGTTGAGTAATAGGGGAGTTGGCGCACCACGTGATCACTTATCCGAGGTAGCACTTACTGCGATATTTCTCATAGCCATTATACATTCTGAGAAGGGTTTCCAAAAGGATTTCAGGAAAAtgcattttagttttaaacgtCATGAAATACAAGCCGTCACACAATATTCAAGAGTAAAGGCAATTAACAattagttatataaataataaataaataaatataaataaatgcggaaacATAAGTTCTGCCGTTTTTAGCTAAAAGTAAGggttttaaaatagtattttctaattttccgCAGCAGATAAATTTaccatatttttgttaaatattcgGAGCATTCTGAGTTCTCTCAGTTGTCGTCAGTTCTAAGGGCGGCACCATCAGGAACACATGTAGTTGTCTAGAACCTACACGTGGGTACGCTAACGGAACTCAACGTTTTTGTTGTAGCTCTAGTTGCTCGCTGGGGGATGAATTTTAGGAGAAAAATCATTATTATGCACAAACTGTAATAAGGTTTTAGCAAAATTTAAGGTCATCAGTCTTCTagtctttgttttgtattgttacCAACATTATGTTCTTTATTGTTTGCTGAGATACATGTTACACATTTCTAACAATACAGAAACGGCAAATACGCCAGTTAAAAATGTTAGggactattaaaaataacagaaatagaaattacattattattttcgatCCGCTGCAGATTGATCCTAAGTTCTCAGACACGAATCTGAAAAGGAGCTAGTACTAGGGACCTTCCAAGACTCTCCAGATATCTGTACTTCAGAGTGATAAATGATTTAGTTAAATGTTGAAGTTTATTGATAAAcataaaagataatataattagttcCGTTTACATAAGACAAGGTTCTAACACCTCTTGTCTATGGGCCTTGATTTCAGCGGACTTCGGTCAATGGCAACTAATATGAAGTCTAGTAACTATTACAAAATAGTTCAATTGTTAATCCGTAGCGATTAGATAAAAAACATATGGGGAATAATATAGAAGGTCATAATTAGTAATATAAACCGTAGCCCAGCGATGGAATGACAAATTGCAATGAAGAGCGCCAACATGAGGGGTCTGGTGTCAGTGTTGGTGTTggcgtgcgcggcggcggcgctgggcGAGGAGCCGGTGCTGCGCTACTACCACGAGAGCGCGGGCATCGCCGAGGCGGCGCGCATCCAGCAGCTCGAGCGCGCCATGGACTTCGACGGCTCGCGCATCGTCGGCGGCACTGCTACAGCTGTGGGGACTTATCCTTTCCTGGTTCGTTCATGGTTTTCTGTTTTTCAAGCTATGCTCCAAGATTACTTCTAACAAAGTTTTCGGCGCAGGTGGGTCTGGTGATCACGCTGTCGAACGGCGGCACGTCCGTGTGCGGCTCCTCCATGCTGAGCAACACGCGCGCGCTCACGGCGGCTCACTGCTGGTTCGACGGCCGCAACCAGGCGCGCCAGTTCACGCTGGTGTTCGGCTCCGCGCGTCTTTTCTCGGGCGGTACCCGCGTCGCCACCTCCAGGGTGCAGATGCACGGCAACTACAATCCGAACACTTTAAGCAACGATGTTGCCATGATCTTGTTCGGCCATGTCTCCTACACAAGTACGTGAGCCTCGCTCTTTTCTATCAAGGGTGATAGCGCTTCCATTACACCTTAGCGTGATGCCTGACTGTCCTATGTTTCGCATTGCAGACGTCATCCAGGCGGTGGCTCTTCCTACTGGCTCTCTGCAGAGCTCCAACTTTGCTGGTCAGTGGGCGCGCGCCGCTGGTTATGGAAAAACTAGTGACGGtaagtttttaatgattatattgTTTTCGTGGCGTCTTACACCTcgtaagtttattataaattttaatttagcacATCGCCGACGCTTGAATACGCCAGGCAATGCaggcaatatattttaaaagttgtcATATCATTTGCAGCTGCCGGCATTTCCCAGAGCCAGTTCCAGAGCCACGTGTCTCTGCAGGTGATCACGAACGCGGTGTGCGCGCAGTCGTTCGGCAGCATCGTGATTGCGTCCACGCTGTGCACGAGCGGCGCCGGCGCCGTGGGCACGTGCAGCGGCGACTCGGGCGGCCCGCTCAGCGTCTCCAGCGGCAACCAGCGCGTGCTGGTGCGTATCGGCCCGCGCCCGCCACCGCTGTCGCGGCGCTCTCTAATCCTCATTGTTCTTACAGATTGGTGTGACTTCGTTCGGTTCAGCTCGCGGCTGCCAGATTGGGCTGCCGTCTGGATTTGCTCGCGTCACCTCATACTTATCTTGGATCCAATCACGACTTTGAACACTAAATCCTGTCATTTTCGGACAACCTGCTTTACTTTtattgacaataaaaataacctcaaaCGAAATGGAATTTCATTGTAATTAGGGTTTCTTTTGGTATACATTCAGATGCAGCGTATGAAAAGAAGTTATACCTACAATTAAAATACACCTGATCCAAAATAGTTTCTACATCATAGCAAAGCATTTGCGGCAAATTTCTACATATTATACAGAAAAACAAGACGGGTATAGTGGAAATAGTTACAAACAGatgaaattaatatgttttataaaaatacttgctGGAATCAAATGGTCGTGTACTGCTTTCTTAAATTGAAGTTAAGAATAGCGAAGAATGTCTATGAGGTTTTCATGCCCATAGCTGGTGAAGACTTTATACAAGTGACAGCTTCTGAAACACGCTTTTATTAACTTCACTTGTAACTGTAAGAAAATCTTGGAATCTTAATTTCACCCACTTCTCAGTCTTCTGTTAGGATGAAATTTTGCACAAGCTCTGATGTCTAATGACGATAAAGATGAAAAAATAGTCTCGTGATCTAAATCCAATATGGTGAAAATGCTATTTGAAATGCGCCAGTGTGATATAGGGGGATTAGGG
Proteins encoded:
- the LOC113507474 gene encoding serine protease 1-like, yielding MKWLVSVLVLACAAAALGEEPVLRYYHESAGIAEAARIQQLERAMDFDGSRIVGGSTTGAGTHPHLIGLVITLTSGATSVCGSTMLTNTRSVTAAHCWFDGRNQARQFTLVFGSARLFTGGTRVSTSNVQMHGNWNTNNLNNDVAIISFNHVGYTNVIQRATLATGSNNYAGTWAQAAGYGRTSDNSGISNNQAKSHVRLQVITNAVCQQTFGSSAVISSTLCTSGAGGVGTCGGDSGGPLAIISGNSRLLIGITSFGSARGCQIGLPAAFARVTSFASWINARI
- the LOC113507473 gene encoding collagenase-like, which translates into the protein MKSANMRGLVSVLVLACAAAALGEEPVLRYYHESAGIAEAARIQQLERAMDFDGSRIVGGTATAVGTYPFLVGLVITLSNGGTSVCGSSMLSNTRALTAAHCWFDGRNQARQFTLVFGSARLFSGGTRVATSRVQMHGNYNPNTLSNDVAMILFGHVSYTNVIQAVALPTGSLQSSNFAGQWARAAGYGKTSDAAGISQSQFQSHVSLQVITNAVCAQSFGSIVIASTLCTSGAGAVGTCSGDSGGPLSVSSGNQRVLIGVTSFGSARGCQIGLPSGFARVTSYLSWIQSRL